TAGTACGCCAGCACTTGTGCGTACACacgcgataatttggtgaacaaacgcattcagagcactagtgcaattttctcagacaggccgacaactgtggtaacgttacgtgtatgtggtaacgtggggatttctttggatgtctcctgacatgataagtaactggcataaaaaaaaaacgttaatcataaaaatgtagcgagacctgttcgtttttcaagttcatacatagagctgtcgtctaaatgaaacacggataggtgtcacggttgtagttaaccgattttttagtcaacaagaacatttgagcaaaaaaaacacacacatgactacgttagacgcaaggtcactgcgtgttgccggctgttacataaaaaagcaaacatgcataacgatcgtcatgcaaactcaaagttttacgcctgaggcataaaggtatgtgaaacacaaacgatggacttaatgagtttatttcgccattaaactgacctgaacaaacacgattaactgcagcgtggaacgccctccccatgttaggtcacggtcattccgttcaccttgttgttcatcatgtaagttactACAGCGatgcgttggtccccagcaagcaagtggagcacggaaacgaggtctgggtgaattacaatTAATCTACTTAACCGTTACAGCTTTACACACGGTGGGAGTGGTCGGCATAGCACAAAAccccaggcacaaatcagcataagccaacgcgaaagtttagtgtagcagaaacctaaccccttgaagtttgcatgattgacaggcggacgggtttgaagtgtgccgactgcggcacgtattgataatgcgggcataaacaaactacgtacatcaaacgtaaatcaaaattgtttgctaaaaataaaagaggaaatttatgaaatatgaattgcggactctgacaaaaaatgattgagccgttcaaaatatgaatgaatttacacagattaactgtgacaggaagcatagcggagatgtgctgcgtactgtgaagatcacgtgcagtgtgcaggggtagccatatcaatttctgctctgagagtgtccggcgactgcgggacgtgaacgaatataatagatttgtggcaattttagcgattatGCTAATCAgttgtttctgtgaatttgtgcgatttacagtagttggtaaggccccctttccactagacggcgatcgcgctgcgctcttataATTACTGCGACATTAACacgatatgtgtaaccttcgatttcacactgggtatatggttcatagaaaacgtaaaagtgtgactgattATGCTAGGGAGAAGCCTTCGCGCTGCgtagtacaagcggcaaactctgtgagacgtttttgtgaatgtaccttccgattttgtgctacgcagtgtgccgtaatttggtacgcttgttttaattttgctctctttaGAAGTTAGTTTAATTCAAGTAgacagaaacgagaattcaattctataatatttgacaataaaattgtgactgtatgtacttcttgtctcatgtgaggctgtatctagcacaatacaatctagctgatgttttcacgaGGAAAggggctgaatgcactgtttgcgatgATCCGacaaagaaaatcattacgaaaaaaaacaacaccgccaacatcaacaaatctctgcctacctttttggaaatatcttcgacatcttaattttcatagacggtcagcccacatttggtgcaacatgatgacaccggtagattcggtccatattttataagcagtcaattaaagaatcaaaagcaaacctatttgtcacgtttcatgtagggccacgcccccgtatagagcgcaagcatgtgaggtccgatcggcttaccggagactattttgaaagtcctactattttgaaagtaccttatttaatttcacatattgttcgattttttttccttctatggtagcaacaactgactgttaatcggggccgggaaaatgacaacaaaaacatcggcgctagcacaatgcgactgaccagaacagtagggggaggggcgccgaccaggttcgaccagtcgcttctctctcgccgccggcgggcgttaGGAGTTATCATCTAAGTCAGCAAcgtccgcaaacatccgctgatGTTCTacagatttttgcaaaatttgtctatacttacgcgccgagtttgttcgtcaacaatgacggaaagcgcaaaattgaacttattcttatgttatcaactgaaTTTCGCGGCGCGCGTCCTGCACCAAGTCAGAGATTGTGAATTTCCCgagtgattcaaagctttaattttttttttaaatttgaatacatattgttgaaggaaatcatttttttccatggctctctctccgcaagccaagaaaGTTCTCCCTGGACCTCCCCAAGCCGAAAAACTTCATAGGCCCtgacgctcccgcagacgacacgctaaatgtcgtcgagtaaactCTGTTGACGACCGTTAGAAATGGCaaacctttttggacagactgcccctgtggcttgtagctatggggctgtgatgagatgatgatgagaaaccctgtttggaacaatattggacgttgtgtttattattcaagatgtataacgttacagataaaaaattaacaaaatttatttgtacctttttgcatgtcttgacttatcctgtgtcaacttCTGCAActaatcagtttacccttccaggtagaaatgctaaactaaaccatgtgaaggtaacattctgtatttgcttgcaaatattacctttctagttatgtttaccttcatagaaggtacacatattgtttttgctcagaCGTTCTTTTTTTCCGCACACCTCAAAAACCTGAATATCTCCGAAAGTAGAGCTTGGATTAACTTGAAAGCTACAGTCATCTGGTAGGTCTGTACATAACGCACTGCACCGTGGTCATTCGGGCCCACATAGacccaaaataatgattttattgagcaaaaaagggtgaaaaaaatagcaattttaacacaaaatcgaactttcgagcccccgTAGAACGTTAGAACTATGTTCTAAGGACCCGGGGTCAAtgaccggtagctatggaacccgcccgggagaTATGGAACACGatgttcgaacgaggtcaacgaccgctgctacgcaacacggaagtgtccgccagtcaaatgatgacttcatcttaCTTTGGACGGCCTTaattgaggcagaagccgtcctctgaatgatttgtggaattcattttgcatttcattGTACACAAGAAGTAATAAAAGATGAAGAAATTAATTACAATTAAGCTACGTACAgtacacggtgggagtggccggcacagcacaaatccCTAGGCACAAATCAGCACAAGTCAACGCGAAAGTTTAatgtagcagaaacctaaccccttgaagtttgcatgattgacaggcggacgggttttGAAGTGGGCAGGGCGGAACGTACTagtattgataatgagggcataaacaaactacgtacatcaaacgtaaatcaaaattgtttgctaagaataaaagaaatttatgaaatatggattgcgggctctgaaaaaaatgattgagcAGTTCAAAATATGCATGAGTTTACACAGATggactgtgacaggaagcataaCGAAGATTtgctgcgtactgtgaagatcacgtgcagtgtgcaggggtagccatatcaatttctgctctgagagtgctcggcaactgcgggacgtgaacgaatagatttgtggcaattttagcgattacaCTAACCAGCTGTTTCTGtcaatttgtgcgatttacaggttggtaaggccccctttccactagacggcgatcgcgctgcgctcttactgcgacataaataggatatgtgtaactttCGATTTCACACTTGGTaatcatagaaaacgtaaaagtgtgactgagcatgctgaggagaacccttcgcgctgcgtagtacaagcggcaaactctgtgagacgtttttgtgaatgtaccttccgattttgtgctaaCGTTACGCTagacagtgtgccgtaacttggtaggcttgttttaattttgctctcttcagaagaattcaattctataatagtTTGGCTTCCCTTTCCCTCCCGCAGATGACCGCCTTCCCCACGCTAAATTTCGTCGAGTAAACcatgttgacgaccgtcagaaacctttgtggacagactgcccctgtggGTTATAGCTATGGGACTCAGATGAggtgatgatgagaaaccctgtttgaaacaacattgaacattgagttcattattcaagatgcataacgttacacataaaaaaattatcaacatttatttgtaccttcttgacttatcctgtatcaacatcttcaactaaatcagtttacccttccaggtagaaatgcttCCAGGTATTAAaagtgaaggtaaacattctgcatttgcttgcaaatgttaactTTCTAGTTAGTATATTATTCAACTATTGCTAATCAGGGGTGGACCACATGCCAAAAACATATTCTGTTCGGCAAGTCAAACAGTGCTATAGTTTTCCTCCCGCCTTCTAAGTGTGAAGTTTGTACACAGTAACTATCTATTGAaacatggctaccttgtccccaaACGACCCTGTCAAGGGACTagctaggtaggtaggtaagggCAAACATAAAGTCACGTAAGATATACTGCAACTATGCAGCTATCCGAGTAGAATATAAGACGACATCTGTAGTATGAGTTTTGCATGAAGTTTCAACCATGCAAATGTTTCAGTGAAGAATAGCGAACAGACTTGTTATAGAAtatgggagggaggggggcatcataCTCTAAGGCGGTTAAGTACGGTCTGAACTGGTCTTGACACGTAATCTTATGCACATGAAAGGCAAAAAAATACTAAGAACTTGTTGCTACACACGATATATTGAACAGGATTAGTCAAAACCCACCTCATTGACCAATCTCGTTCTCTCAGACTTTCTttcgtccgccatctttgattatCTGCTTGGCATTGAAGAATCGACGTGGAAAAGCCGGTTTTAGGGACACGTTTTAGCCTAGGGCTTGATTTGTCCTGACGCGACTGTATGTATAGGAGACGAACAGCAACCCATTGTCATTTTTTAGTTGATCTGTTTTGAAAGCAAGAAAATCTGTGAAGACATCTCCCACAATTGCAAACGTTTTATACGACTGCTTGAACAAGTGTAGATAGAATGTCAACATATAAGATTTTAAtgaattttgtttgttgaacTAGTTGGAGCTGATTTGTTCCTTTTAATAATGCCCTAACAAATAAGATTTACCCTGTTACTGATAGAGGTAACGAACTTTACAGATATCACGTCGTTGGGTATAAAGGAAGGGCGGATGGGTCTTTCAAAAAGACAGTTGCGTTTGAAAGTGATTGCACTCTTAGAATTTAATTTACCTTCTTTGACTAACCtcaattttgtcctttttttatttcacacTTCCAATTTTATGATGGCTTAAGTATGTAACATCAAGACATACACTGTATCTGATTACTTACAAGACCTGAGGAACAATTACCCGTTACAAGTTAGCGATGAGaagaacatgtacattttgcaccATAAACTGAGCCCTTGAACGTCGTATGGACATCTTAAGAGGCCTATTCTATGATGCTTGTAACCTGAAACATCACGACATTCACAATGACTGGTTACATATCATAAGAGAATTTACATAAGTACAGGCTAACCACAAAAAGACACGGACTATTgcgctatacatatatatatatatatataaactaaACCCTATAAAACGAAATATGAATATCTCAAATGGCCTATAAAATGATGCCTTAAACCTAAAACATGATGACATTCACATCATGACAATCAATATGACTGATCACATGTAAGAGGTGAGAAGCAATTGCCCGTTACAAGTTAACTATGACATGACATGTACTGTTGAACCATAAACTTAACCTGTTGAACGACGTATACATATCTCAAATGGCCTATTCTATCATGCCTCCGATATTAAACTCGTGACATTCACTATTTCTGATAACATATCAGACCTAAAAGGCACAACCCGATACAGCCCGTGAGAAGACATAAACCACAACTAAGTATTAAGTTCGTTTAACACTTCTGAACTGTTCTGCACTTTGAAATACATTAACCACTAAACAATAAAAAACTTGAGttgttattatcataattattaATTCTAATGAAGATAAGTCATAACATCAGTACTGAAACTGGTAAATCGaccaatacaaaatatttaacaAGAAGCTGTCGAGGTAGAAACGTTGTAGACAGTAAAAGTGgcgtctcactgcacttgggggaccagtgtggcactgtggggttctttcattgtggcactgttgtgttattttcacagattttttataacttatctattgcgtgatacgtaaaagtatgacttagaagacaacaaaatacccTTAACGTAAGAAaacttgttctttatctctgaaattcgttaggTAATCTTTGGAACCCCGCAGCCTGCACCGGTTCCGGTTCTCCAaatgcaatgagataccacctaagCTTTAGACAATAATCAATCTATCGTCTTGTAGTCTAGAACTGGGCCCATTTCAGCATTGTCTGTCATGACGATGAGGTTGTCTTTGTCGCGTCTGTCCTGTCTGTGACCACAGTAGCAGGCTGGGATGTCCTCCTGTTTGGCGATGAGTGAAGACCACCAGCGGGACAGGCGGGCTCGGTACCGGACAAACACCAGGTTCAGGCCTAGGAGAAAGATCCCAGCAACAAACCACTGAAAATATGATAATAGCAATTATCATTCAACTACACGTAGAAGCCTTTTTTCAgaagtttttttatcaaattttaaTGATATAAAATCACATGGAAATAATCGTAGAAGCATGATCTCTTATGATTATATAGTATGTATAATTGCAGAGTTCAGGATATACattttaaatttgaaaaaaactCTAATATTTCATTTTAGAGTGCAATCAAAGGCAGAATTGAGGATACCACAAATACGAAGAACGCATGGGCCTTTTCATTTATCTGATTGTGAAATATTAGGTCAAAACTTTAATAGTTTGCTCGAATTAAAAATACCTTCCTCAGTACATAATAATAGTTGTTATATCATTAACAAGCAGCCACTGATTTATGTAGATATGCATATATGATCATTGATTCaatctatagtacatgtatcttacccCCAGAAATGCTGTCATGAGAGACCCTTCTCCCAGCTGGTACCAGGGGATCTTCTCGCTCCGTACAGTACTGACGACCCACCACACCAGTAACGCCAGACCCTCAACTGGTAACACGTATCTGTACAACAAGAAGGTAATTGTTATAGACGATTTTAGATCCTATCATTCCAACAAAATTTAGCAGTTCAGCTAGTGACGGTGTATACACTTACTTACCAGTGAGGGTGTATGTATGCCACAAAATTGCATAATAAGTTTTATTAGTGttgcacgtttttttttatttattcattgatcTTCAGAcaggtgggtagccccttcaacttattgagctgatttccaaggggggcCACTAAATGAATAACAAAACAagacgtgttacattcagtaaaaCAACCAGAGGagaacaaacaatatatacaaactagagttcggcgacctcatacctccatgaaaatttagagctttcgtaaatttcatgcaattgaccaacacattaacataatttatgcatggtgttgttcatcatttactaacgtacacatgtcacaattataaaattcccattattgatcataaagcggttttgaatttttacataaattatgcagataagttcctcattaccatatttggtatctgcttatattccacctatcataattaacatgtgttacatgtattgaggtccagttattgaaaacaatggaactatacaatttcctaattaattatgcaaattaagtcctcatttgcataacatgtatatcattattaacatctttgcctaagctacctgcatgcctaaaatgcaggcaatcagtcgttcctttctgcagttatcctctttggagtgtcttaacaaaaacgcccctgcagtcccacaattaaatgttaggggactgaaacttgccctaCTTTTTCATGACGCTaacagctatctaccacttaaatgtcacgaccatatcacgtccatgACAAGAGATaaattgaaaaaactgctatgatagaatattttcattaattatgcaaatgtactcctattttgcatgattagtgttttatcttgtacaacattgtctaaggtacctacataccaaaaatcatgaaaatccgttgttcccttcttgagttatcctcgtcagaagtttttgacaaaaatgcccctgctatcccaaaactagacgctagggggcccaaacgtatgtcatttcttcctgagcacaagagctgtctaatactaaaaaatcgtgaccatggcatgttcagaacaccgagatagcaaaaacggaagttgcgctgcagtaccaaggagagtcgctagggggtccaaaatctaatcatttccagctttcgtcagaCACtgccaacacaccaagtatgaaaccaatccacccaaccgttcatgagttattttgtttacacacacacagacagacagacagacagacaaacgcggggtaaaatataacctccatgacatatcatggaggtaataaaccgAAGCGTCATTTCCAAAAAAACAGTGGTCAAAAGTCAACCAGTGTCAGTGTGCTGTGGTATGTGTCTTGGGGCAGCTTTAAACTGCCGTAGAGTTGGTGCATGTCTATTGTCCGCTGAGAGTGTATACAAATGTCCGATGGCCAACTGTGTTCGTATAATTGGGTTTATGAAGCAAAGAGGCGTCTCTGGTGTTGTTGCTGTGTAACAGGAGGTTCTGTACAAAGGTGGCATCCATGTATGTCGGGGGAAGCCAGTTAATGATATTAAAGACCATAACACACACACGTGGCTATAGAATAGAAAGAGGGGCTAATGATATTTAGGTGGTACTCACTTGACAAGCCATTCCCAAGCTTTCGGTAGTTTCCAGTCTGATCCATCTCCTGCCTATATATAACAATacaaaattatgatgatgataatgataattcaTTGAAGGAAATGTGTTCTCGATTAATTGACAAAGTTTTTGGTCAGAAAACTATAAACATGAACGCTACATATACACTATAAGCCAAGGTAATATTTGAAGCTAAACACTAGCACCTATAAAATGCTGTTGTTGTCGGTTATGTTAAATTAAAATACAGTCTCTGTAAAGATATTCGATTATCCCAACATTAGATAGATATAGAATTATCATTTCTAGTGAACGTCACAGGATACGAAAGTACAGTATTCAATTGATTTCGTATAAAATAAAGAGCGTTGGTAACATGACATTGCCAACTTTGAGCTACCTCGTTCAGCAGGTTGAGGCGAAAGTTCAATGACCCGTATCTCCAGAACAGGTAGATGAATACTAGCCCTGAGAGGATCAACCCAGCGCCCCATATAAAGTcctacaaaacaagaaatgtcgttttaaaatcagaaaaaaaacttaaggaTTGTATGAAACGCTACGAGTACTGACAATATTTTGTTCTGAGATTTCCATCCTGACATATCATTTCTATATAAAGGTTTCAATCTTGAAGTACGGTTATCGTTGCAAGTTCAAAATCACCTATGCATTATGCATGCCTTGACTAAATCATTTCAAGTAAATGTACTTAGATTTAAGTCTTATCTATATCTGTGATTTAATACTCAACTCTGTCTGTGATTCAACATgctattttcaaatttgtataAATTACTAGCTATTTCTACTTTTTCTGCATCAATATGTATCCCATTGAAAGTAAGTACTCTATTATGTAAAACGATGGGGTCGTACCTGGATTGCAAGAAAGTTAACGTTGACAGCACTGGGAACACCTAGAAGGAACACTAGTATCCCCATCACCACTGATGCCACGTCTCGTCTCACTGCAAACAATTCGATGCACGGTATGTTCATATCAATACGCCAGAAAAAGCTCATTAATGCAAAAAGATGATAATCTAACCTTTATACGCATGGGGtatgatacaatgtaatatGCTATTTTAGACCGTTTTTTTCATAATTACAAACAGTATTACATTATCAGCAAGTTTTTTTCTTGACTTAGCGATAAGTTGATACGTTTTCTGTTTATGTCGACCCATGACAACATGCATGATATGGCAATACactgtatattgtatttttctgaattaaaaaaaaatggttgaaaCAGAACATTTAATGTATAAACTCAAACCTACCTCCCCAGTCAACAAGAACCTGTGTAGTACTGTTTATCATCGTGACGTAGCTACTGAACCCTGCCACCACCACCATCAGGAAGTACAGGGACGCCATCACACGGCCGCCCGTCATAGTGGAGAAGAGAATGGGCATCCtgttaaaaataacgcaaggtAATTTCAACAGGTTTGTAGGCCATGACAAAACATGGACAAAGATGCTGTGTTGTGTTCCCTTGACTCGATGTAGTGCTCTGTTGACTACGATTGACGACCAGGAACAATGATATGTGCAGACTAACTTTATTCTAACTTCCTACTCTGTTTCATGTGGTCTGGTGTGTTGATACAAAAATTGGGCAGTGATTTATCTTGAATTAGTTCGGTCCAAGACCCCATAGGAACATGCTATGCTCTGCTTGATGATTTTGTCTGGATATGTAACACTTGTCTATCATGAAAAAACACAAGCAATGAAAAGAGAGAGTTGGGGATATCGACTCAGTCACGTTGGGGATCACATCTTTACAGAAATCCTTTTAGGTATAAGGACGATACATGAGGAATTGTTGCCCGGCTATATATCTTTGTTTATGAAGGATGTGTATGAagaacattttctttcttttgacaaaaaataatCTTGACCTAAAATATAGTACTGGCAGGAACAGTGATAAAGAAGAATTTAGAAATTGCCCAATTCGACCACCACGCACTGCATCAGCAATATCTAGTGGGAGTGTGAAGTAGAACTGGGAAATTTCTAGTGCCTTGAGGAAGGTGGCAGACGGTCAATGTCAGCAATGTAGGACACCAGTCTGATATTGAGTGACATACCGACCTAGTACTAGTAAAACTAGTCATGGATTAACATTAAGCATTATCATAAAACACAGGAAAGCTTGTTGGAATCTGAAtttataaaacataaaacaaaaaagaagttCTGCCTACCAGACGAAGGTGAGTCCCGTGTTGGCAGGCCCGTTCGTCTTCAGGAGTTTCATCAGGTCATCCTTGTCTCCTCCTGGACTAACTTTGGTCCAGGTGGAAAACACGGTACAGAACACCATCGTACCGGACATAAGACTGCAGTTGGGACGGGGAGAAaggaacaacaaaaaacaacttaGATACAATAGCAAACTACGGCTTCAAATTTTACGGCATCCGCCTTTGTGGTGTCATATTTTGCAGAttaatgatatcattatgagAGGCACAAATAACCTATGTTAGGAAAACTATAATTTGTAAAAATCTTCAATTTCTCTCTTCGCATCAAGACTGAAACAACTGTAATCTCGAAGTATCCCAATGCACAATTTTAGCCCTGCGTCTTTCGCAAGCTTCTATTCTGCAATATGTGCTAACTGCTGTTCATATGAAGACAAATTTACAACAACTGATCACAACACCTAAGTTTTCACATTGGTTACAACCATTCGTCCCGATCACAATTTCTCACCTTACAGTGTTGTTGAGGAATGGTATGAGAAGGCCTGTCTTCACAGGTCCCATACTTTGGGTCATACTCGCTCCATACACCAGGAAAATCCCACATGCTGCTCCTGTGTCCCAAGCGTTCTGGGACAGGGCGTCAATCCATAGTCTGGGGGTACCCAACAGCTCTGTATTAAAGTGATGAAAATGATTATGGTTTGCCACAATCCTAAGGTTGGATGGTAATGTTAAAGAATGCATACATTACAAACAATAAGTTTAGAATTCGAAATGATAGCTAATGTTTGGATGTAACTTTCCTAAAATGCAAACAGGATAAGACTAAGGTCTACTCAGGATGCACTTACATCAGCAGCTGCACGGGGGCGCTAAAAGGTGATTGACCGAGTATTGACAGCTGTGGCGATTCATAGCTTTCTTTTGTAGCGATTAGATGGATGATGATTATATGATGGTCGTACTAAATCTCATTTAAGCATTTGAATCAAAAGAATAGTGTGTTGTTGACACAATTCCTAAAGTGTACTGTGACCATGACCTAAAAGTTGctgggaaagaaagaaatgtttattttctatcTTTATCACACAATTTACAAACTGTGCTAGACAACTCATATCAAGCGTGCGTCTCAACCCTTAAAGAATTATGATCCTACTTACGCCAGTCTGGTGTAAAGATATAGGCAAGAGCAGTCCCTGCGTTCTGTTGGGTTAGAGCCCAGATAAACGCTGTGATGACCAAAATCAAGAGTCCAGGAATCATGACCTTCATGGCAGGTTCGATGCTGCTTACTCCTTTCCACATCACAAGGGTTGATGCAGCAGTAGCTAAGAAGTGTAATAGTACAGGCCAGCTGCTTTCCTGTtgtggcaaaatacaccagatattataaTCATCATAACTATTGTAATTATCAATATTGTTATTACTATTAAATAAAGACAGAGCCATGTGttaaatatacatttgtaaataataTGTACAGTATAAATGTCAAGCATGATATTCATAGAAGTGAATGCAAATTTTCCTAGATCCTATTGTCtacaaggttgttgtttttggtgttgtttatgGTGGGTTCTAAACCACAATTAAGTCTATATTGACAAAAATGATAATTCATTTATTGAAGATCACACGAAATGGCGAATATTCTTCAAATGATAATTTAAAGTCAACTGCATTTAACCGTTTTGAGATCCACTCATATGATACAGTAACATGGCTAAAACTATACCGACCTCTGCCAAAGTAAAGAAACTTTACTGTTATGTTAAATTTAGATTGTTTCAGACGATCATGTACTATAA
The sequence above is drawn from the Branchiostoma floridae strain S238N-H82 chromosome 17, Bfl_VNyyK, whole genome shotgun sequence genome and encodes:
- the LOC118404172 gene encoding uncharacterized sodium-dependent transporter YocR-like translates to MADEGKSERIRLVKKDTDDSGLEAIFQTTSESHPDTDRAGRFSSKLGLIISCVGCAVGTGNLWRFPRILANNSGEKGCLQFLLVWFLFLFMWSMQFIIMEYAIGRFTRRAAPMAWHDLLGVKSTWLGGWISIVNFLTCCYYGVIVGWSIHYLYYCIFHPLPTNFEESSQIWKAFAEESSWPVLLHFLATAASTLVMWKGVSSIEPAMKVMIPGLLILVITAFIWALTQQNAGTALAYIFTPDWQLLGTPRLWIDALSQNAWDTGAACGIFLVYGASMTQSMGPVKTGLLIPFLNNTVSLMSGTMVFCTVFSTWTKVSPGGDKDDLMKLLKTNGPANTGLTFVWMPILFSTMTGGRVMASLYFLMVVVAGFSSYVTMINSTTQVLVDWGVRRDVASVVMGILVFLLGVPSAVNVNFLAIQDFIWGAGLILSGLVFIYLFWRYGSLNFRLNLLNEAGDGSDWKLPKAWEWLVKYVLPVEGLALLVWWVVSTVRSEKIPWYQLGEGSLMTAFLGVRYMYYRLNQ